CTGCCTGCGCTGAGGCCACTTTTTGCCGCAGCCCGGTACGAATGTTAATGGCGGCAAATTCCGGCGTTTCTTCTTCCCCGCTACGTGCGCTCTCCCACGGAAACTGCGCGCCCTGCCAGCCATTGCGTCGCGCTTTCTCCTGCGCGCCAGGCAAGTTGTGCCAGCGATAGCGCAGTAAACTTCGGGCAATCGTCGGTTCGCTAAACAGATGGAACGGCAGCAGGAACACTTCCGTATCCCAGAAAACGTGGCCTTTGTAGCCTTCGCCGGTTAAGGCTTTTGCCGCAATGCTGCTACGCTCGTCATGGGCGGGCGTCATAATACGCAAATGATAAAGCGCATAGTCTAACGCCCGCTGATCGTGCGCATCGCAACTGTTTACCGTGATACGACGTTTCTGCCACCATTGCTGCCAGTTTTCTGTCGATGCTGCAAGAAGTTGGTCATAACTCTGTTGTGTACACATTTCGAGCTGGCGAAGCGACACACTGCCCCACTCGTCTAAAGCAGCTTGTCGGTCGTCCCGCCAGTCAATCCACACCCGCTTTTGCAGGGTCAGTGTTTCACCTGTGCGAAGTTGCGCGCTGGTATGTTGCAGCAAACGGCGCTCTTTTGCGGTATAGCACTGCTGAACGTCACCACTCGCCTGACAGTGACAGCTGATGGCCACATCACTGCGCCCATCCTGGGTGGTGTAGATCCCCTGCATCAGGTGCTGGCCAAACACGCGCACCTGGGTTTCATCAAGATGCTGGCGACCATGGTTAGTTTGCGTGGCGTCAATGCCTGTTGAGATCAGCACTGATGCCTCGGCGTCCAGCGGGGTAATACTGATTTCCAGCGCGATCAGCGGCAGTTGATCTGTCGAAACAAAACGACGGCTTTCAATGGTGAACCCTGCGCCGTCGCTGGTGCGCCAGATAACACTGCGGCGTAATTCTCCACTGGCAAAGTCAAGCTCACGCTGCCACGCTTCGCGGGATAACGAAAAAATCTCCCCGTTTAGGGTAATTTCCATTCCCACCACGTCTGGCAGATTCACCAGTTCGTTGATTTCACCTTTCCCGGCTCGATGATAAAGCCCTGCCAGATACATGCCGCGCGTCTGCCGCGTGTAATCTTCTTCATGGCTGGCACGAAGCCCAAGATAGCCGTTTCCCTGCGCCATTAATGAGGCATATTTATTCAGGGTATGCTGGCTGAAATGGGGTTCCGTTAATGTTACTGGCCTGGTCATAATTCCACACGCGTCCCTGTTTCTGCGGATTGATACAGCGCCGCCACCAGTTGCTGGATGATGTACCCTTGTTCGGCGTCGGCAATCATCAC
The nucleotide sequence above comes from Escherichia coli. Encoded proteins:
- the ycjT gene encoding glycoside hydrolase family 65 protein; this encodes MTRPVTLTEPHFSQHTLNKYASLMAQGNGYLGLRASHEEDYTRQTRGMYLAGLYHRAGKGEINELVNLPDVVGMEITLNGEIFSLSREAWQRELDFASGELRRSVIWRTSDGAGFTIESRRFVSTDQLPLIALEISITPLDAEASVLISTGIDATQTNHGRQHLDETQVRVFGQHLMQGIYTTQDGRSDVAISCHCQASGDVQQCYTAKERRLLQHTSAQLRTGETLTLQKRVWIDWRDDRQAALDEWGSVSLRQLEMCTQQSYDQLLAASTENWQQWWQKRRITVNSCDAHDQRALDYALYHLRIMTPAHDERSSIAAKALTGEGYKGHVFWDTEVFLLPFHLFSEPTIARSLLRYRWHNLPGAQEKARRNGWQGAQFPWESARSGEEETPEFAAINIRTGLRQKVASAQAEHHLVADIAWAVIQYWHVTGDESFIAHEGMALLLETAKFWISRAVRVNDRLEIHDVIGPDEYTEHVNNNAYTSYMACYNVQQALNIARQFGCSDDAFIHRADMFLKELWMPEIQPDGVLPQDDSFMAKPAIDLAKYKAAAGKQTILLDYSRAEVNEMQILKQADVVMLNYMLPEQFSAASCLANLQFYEPRTIHDSSLSKAIHGIVAARCGLLAQSYPFWREGSEIDLGADPHSCDDGIHAAATGAIWLGAIQGFAGVSVRDGELHLNPVLPEQWQQLSFPLFWQGCELQVTLDAQRIAIRTSAPVALRLNGQLISVTEESVFCLGDFILPFNGTATTHQEDE